A window of Streptomyces gilvosporeus contains these coding sequences:
- the purB gene encoding adenylosuccinate lyase, whose protein sequence is MSAKPRIPNVLAGRYASTELAVLWSPEYKVKLERKLWLAVLRAQKDLGVAVPEQALADYERVLETVDLASIAEREKVTRHDVKARIEEFNALAGHEQVHKGMTSRDLTENVEQLQVRLSLELMRDRTVAVLARLGSLAAQHAELVMAGRSHNVAAQATTLGKRFATAADELLVAYARLEELLSRYPLRGIKGPVGTAQDMLDLLGGDAAKLAELEQRIAAHLGFGRAFTSVGQVYPRSLDYEVVTSLVQLAAAPSSLAKTIRLMAGHELVTEGFKPGQVGSSAMPHKMNTRSCERVNGLMVILRGYASMAGELSGDQWNEGDVSCSVVRRVALPDSFFALDGLLETFLTVLDEFGAFPAVVARELDRYLPFLATTKVLMGAVRAGVGREEAHEAIKENAVASALAMREQGAERNELLDKLAADARIPLDRAQLDALMADKLSFTGAAADQVASVVARIEEIAKQHPQAAAYTPGAIL, encoded by the coding sequence GTGTCTGCGAAGCCTCGCATCCCCAATGTTCTGGCCGGCCGCTACGCCTCTACGGAGCTGGCCGTGCTGTGGTCCCCCGAGTACAAGGTCAAGCTGGAGCGGAAGCTGTGGCTCGCCGTGCTGCGGGCGCAGAAGGACCTGGGGGTGGCGGTCCCCGAGCAGGCGCTGGCCGACTACGAACGCGTCCTGGAGACCGTCGACCTGGCCTCCATCGCCGAGCGCGAGAAGGTCACCCGGCACGACGTCAAGGCGCGGATCGAGGAGTTCAACGCGCTGGCCGGTCATGAGCAGGTCCACAAGGGCATGACCTCCCGCGACCTGACGGAGAACGTCGAGCAGCTCCAGGTGCGGCTGTCGCTGGAGCTGATGCGGGACCGTACGGTCGCCGTGCTGGCCCGCCTGGGCTCGCTCGCCGCCCAGCACGCCGAGCTGGTGATGGCCGGCCGCTCGCACAACGTCGCCGCACAGGCCACGACGCTGGGCAAGCGCTTCGCGACCGCGGCGGACGAGCTGCTCGTGGCGTACGCGCGCCTGGAGGAGCTCCTCTCCCGCTACCCGCTGCGCGGCATCAAGGGCCCGGTCGGCACCGCACAGGACATGCTCGACCTGCTGGGCGGCGACGCCGCCAAGCTCGCCGAGCTGGAGCAGCGGATCGCCGCGCACCTCGGCTTCGGCCGGGCCTTCACCTCCGTCGGCCAGGTCTACCCGCGCTCGCTGGACTACGAGGTGGTGACGTCGCTGGTGCAGCTGGCCGCCGCGCCGTCCTCGCTGGCCAAGACCATCCGGCTGATGGCCGGGCACGAGCTGGTCACCGAGGGCTTCAAGCCCGGCCAGGTCGGCTCGTCGGCGATGCCGCACAAGATGAACACCCGCTCCTGCGAGCGCGTCAACGGCCTGATGGTGATTCTGCGCGGCTATGCCTCGATGGCCGGTGAGCTCTCCGGCGACCAGTGGAACGAGGGCGATGTGTCCTGCTCCGTGGTGCGCCGCGTCGCGCTGCCGGACTCGTTCTTCGCGCTGGACGGGCTGCTGGAGACGTTCCTGACCGTGCTCGACGAGTTCGGCGCCTTCCCGGCCGTCGTCGCCCGGGAGCTGGACCGCTACCTGCCCTTCCTCGCCACGACGAAGGTGCTGATGGGCGCCGTGCGCGCCGGGGTGGGCCGCGAGGAGGCGCACGAGGCGATCAAGGAGAACGCGGTCGCCTCGGCACTGGCCATGCGCGAACAGGGCGCCGAGCGCAATGAGCTGCTGGACAAGCTGGCCGCCGATGCGCGCATCCCGCTGGATCGGGCGCAGCTGGACGCGCTGATGGCGGACAAGCTCTCCTTCACGGGCGCGGCGGCCGACCAGGTGGCGTCCGTCGTCGCCCGGATCGAGGAGATCGCCAAGCAGCACCCGCAGGCAGCGGCCTACACCCCCGGCGCCATCCTCTGA